From Daucus carota subsp. sativus chromosome 6, DH1 v3.0, whole genome shotgun sequence, the proteins below share one genomic window:
- the LOC108226459 gene encoding DNA-directed RNA polymerases II, IV and V subunit 12, whose translation MDTQPEPVNYICGDCGQENTLKPGDVIQCRECGYRILYKKRTRRIVQYEAR comes from the exons ATGGATACTCAACCGGAACCCGTCAACTACATCTGCGGAG ATTGTGGGCAGGAGAATACGCTCAAGCCTGGCGATGTTATTCAGTGCCGCGAGTGTGGCTACcgtattttatacaaaaaacgTACTCGCAGAA TTGTTCAATATGAAGCCCGCTGA
- the LOC108224821 gene encoding elongation factor Ts, mitochondrial, which translates to MIYSQSAKRSIDILCKSLRNHVQSPHFRASIVPQYANQNRFMVRNYGSEAPVSEQMSLIKQLRERTSAPIKEVKAALVTCDWDIDAAQKDLRKRGVILASKKSSRTAAEGLLALAQNENKAAVIELNCETDFVARNDIFRCLAASLAKLALLVDNSQQLSGAFPIGPEYFEGLKLDVEHPKLSGERTVQNAITEVAAMMGENVKLRRGYAMSMSSYGVMSTYLHASPQPGLGRIASILSLEVEDQNAPLDAVQRVGSELAMHVVAAKPSFLTKELVSSEAINNEREILKSQAEASGKPPMAIEKMVEGRLRKYFEEVVLMEQKFVVNDSVNVKTLLSNLSKEVGSPVKIGNFLRMEVGEGLQSLEAAGAPEDLAQAA; encoded by the exons ATGATTTATTCTCAATCTGCTAAGCGTTCAATTGACATATTGTGTAAGAGCCTGAGAAATCACGTGCAATCTCCACATTTTAGAGCTTCAATTGTCCCTCAATATGCCAATCAAAATAGATTTATGGTTCGAAATTACGGTTCTGAAGCCCCGGTTTCGGAACAAATGAGTTTGATTAAGCAGTTGAGGGAAAGGACTAGTGCTCCTATTAAGGAAGTTAAGGCTGCTCTCGTTACCTGCGATTGGGATATCG ATGCTGCGCAGAAGGATTTGAGGAAAAGAGGGGTGATTCTTGCGTCTAAGAAATCGTCGCGGACGGCTGCAGAGGGGTTACTTGCGTTGGCACAGAATGAGAATAAGGCTGCTGTTATTGAGCTTAATTGTGAGACTGACTTTGTTGCTAGGAATGATATTTTCCGATGTTTG GCCGCGTCCTTGGCGAAATTAGCTCTTTTGGTGGACAATTCTCAACAACTTTCAGGTGCTTTTCCTATTGGACCAGAGTACTTTGAG GGTTTGAAATTAGATGTTGAGCATCCAAAATTAAGTGGAGAAAGAACAGTTCAAAATGCTATTACAGAAGTGGCTGCCATGATGGGTGAGAATGTTAAACTTAGAAGGGGGTACGCAATGTCCATGTCTTCATATGGAGTCATGTCCACGTATCTACATGCAAGCCCACAACCAG GTCTGGGACGAATTGCTAGCATTTTATCTCTCGAAGTGGAGGATCAGAATGCTCCACTTGATGCCGTGCAACGTGTTGGGTCGGAACTGGCAATGCATGTAGTAGCTGCAAAGCcatcatttttaacaaaagaaCTTGTTTCATCTGAGGCAATAAATAATGAACGAGAGATTCTCAAGTCTCAG GCCGAAGCTAGCGGGAAGCCTCCGATGGCCATAGAGAAAATGGTAGAAGGTCGTCTCCGGAAGTACTTCGAGGAAGTTGTATTGATGGAGCAAAAATTTGTTGTGAATGACAGTGTAAACGTGAAG ACGCTATTGAGCAATCTTTCCAAAGAAGTTGGCTCTCCCGTGAAGATTGGTAATTTCTTAAGAATGGAAGTTGGAGAAGGCCTTCAGAG CCTTGAAGCAGCTGGTGCACCTGAAGATTTGGCCCAAGCAGCCTGA
- the LOC108228012 gene encoding glucose-1-phosphate adenylyltransferase small subunit 2, chloroplastic, whose product MAAIGTLKPPQSSSAGTCSSPARDFRRTTSLRKLSFSSQVSGAKISHSVQRRRSRGAAVVVSPKAVSDSQNSQTCLDPDASRSVLGIILGGGAGTRLYPLTKKRAKPAVPLGANYRLIDIPVSNCLNSNISKIYVLTQFNSASLNRHLSRAYASNMGGYKNEGFVEVLAAQQSPENPNWFQGTADAVRQYLWLFEEHNVLEYLVLAGDHLYRMDYEKFIQAHRETDADITVAALPMDEKRATAFGLMKIDEEGRIIEFAEKPQGEQLKAMKVDTTILGLDDVRAKEMPYIASMGIYVVSKDVMMSLLRDKFPGANDFGSEVIPGATSLGLRVQAYLYDGYWEDIGTIEAFYNANLGITKKPVPDFSFYDRSSPIYTQPRYLPPSKMLDADVTDSVIGEGCVIKNCKIHHSVVGLRSCISEGAIIEDTLLMGADYYETDADRRSLAAKGGVPIGIGKNSHIKRAIIDKNARIGDNVKIINSDNVQEAARETDGYFIKSGIVTVIKDALIPSGTVI is encoded by the exons ATGGCTGCCATTGGAACGTTGAAGCCACCTCAGAGCTCCTCCGCCGGGACTTGCTCATCTCCGGCGAGAGATTTTCGGAGGACGACGTCGTTGAGGAAATTGTCGTTTTCGTCTCAAGTCTCCGGCGCTAAAATCTCGCATTCTGTTCAACGACGTCGTTCGAGAGGTGCTGCGGTTGTGGTGTCTCCCAAGGCTGTTTCTGATTCTCAGAATTCGCAGACTTGTCTCGATCCTGATGCTAGTCGT AGTGTCCTGGGAATTATACTTGGAGGTGGGGCTGGGACCCGTCTTTACCCTCTAACAAAGAAGAGGGCAAAACCAGCAGTTCCCTTGGGAGCAAATTATAGGCTTATCGATATTCCTGTCAGCAATTGCTTGAATAGCAACATCTCAAAGATTTATGTTCTTACGCAATTTAATTCTGCATCTCTCAATCGCCATCTCTCCCGGGCTTATGCAAGCAATATGGGTGGTTACAAGAATGAGGGGTTTGTTGAAGTTCTAGCTGCTCAGCAGAGTCCAGAGAACCCCAACTGGTTCCAG gGTACGGCTGATGCAGTGAGACAGTATTTATGGCTGTTTGAGGAGCACAATGTTCTAGAATATCTGGTTCTTGCTGGGGACCATCTATATCGTATGGACTATGAAAAATTTATTCAAGCGCATAGAGAAACTGATGCTGATATTACTGTCGCTGCCCTTCCAATGGATGAGAAGCGTGCAACTGCCTTTGGTTTGATGAAGATTGATGAAGAAGGACGCATAATTGAATTTGCAGAGAAACCCCAAGGAGAACAATTAAAAGCTATGAAG gtTGATACAACAATTTTGGGCCTGGATGATGTGAGAGCTAAAGAGATGCCTTACATAGCAAGTATGGGTATATATGTTGTCAGCAAAGACGTGATGATGAGTCTGCTCCGCGACAAATTTCCCGGGGCAAATGATTTTGGAAGTGAAGTTATTCCTGGTGCAACATCCCTTGGATTAAGA GTGCAAGCTTACCTGTATGATGGTTACTGGGAAGATATAGGTACGATTGAGGCATTTTACAATGCCAATTTGGGAATTACAAAGAAGCCAGTGCCAGATTTCAG CTTCTATGATCGTTCATCCCCAATCTACACCCAACCTCGATATTTGCCTCCGTCCAAAATGCTTGATGCTGATGTCACAGATAGTGTTATTGGCGAGGGTTGTGTGATTAAG AACTGCAAAATTCACCACTCAGTGGTAGGTCTTAGATCTTGCATCTCAGAAGGTGCAATTATCGAAGATACTCTTTTAATGGGCGCAGATTATTATGAG ACGGATGCTGACAGGCGATCACTAGCTGCAAAAGGTGGTGTTCCGATTGGTATTGGCAAGAATTCACACATCAAAAGAGCAATTATTGACAAAAATGCCCGCATAGGGGACAATGTGAAG ATAATTAATAGTGACAATGTGCAAGAAGCAGCAAGAGAAACAGACGGCTACTTTATTAAGAGCGGAATTGTGACAGTGATCAAGGATGCTTTGATTCCCAGTGGTACTGTAATCTAA